From the Simplicispira suum genome, the window CTGAATGGGGTGAAAACGCATCGCAAAACCGCTGGAGACACGCGAGAACTCCAGTGGCGCGCTCAAGTAGGCGCGGCGCAGGCTCTCGCCCGCCAGGCTGTAGTAGGCGCCCTTGCTGCCGGGCTCGACAAACCACACGGCCTCGTGGCTCTTGCCGTTGTTGACAAACTCGGCGCTCAGCACGCGGCCAGTGCGCAGGGGCTCGCCATCGGCTTCCAGGGTTTCGTACACCACGGAAAAGCGATCGCCCTTGCGCAAGGCACGGCGGAAATCGATCTCGCCCGAAAACAGCTCGGCGATTTGCACGGCCACCGCATCGGGGATGTTGGAGTCGTCCGTCGCGGCAAACAGCGAGCTGCGAATCACGCCGCCGGAGAGGCGGCTGGACGCGGTGAGCGGAGCCGATTCCAGGCGGGAGCTGAACTCTTCGCCCACGCGTTCGACCACCAGGCGCTTGAACTGGCCGCTGTCGTCCGGGGCCCAGCGCGCGGTCAGGCGCACCAGGCGGTGGTCGTCAGTGGTTTCGGCCGTGATGGCCCGTCCGGTGCGGCCGAGCAGGTTTTGGTGCACCTTGCTGTCTTTGCGCAGCCAAGCGGCGGCTGCCGGGTCGGCGACGCCCAGGCGCTGCAGCAAGGATTCGGCGGTGTCGCTGCTGCGCAGCTGCTCGCTGCGGTAGAGCGTGAATGCCGGTTGCTCGGTCAGCTGTGCCAAGGTGGCGTCGCTGGCCAGAGACTGAACCGGCATGGCGATGCGCTGCTGTGGCAGGTCGGCGGCGTCGGGACCGAGCGAGGCCACGGCGAAGGCACCGCCCCCTGCAGTCAGCAAGAGGGACGCCAGGGCGGCTGTAAGGCGTTTGGGGTGGTTGCGCAGGCTGCGGGTTACGTTCCCCAGCAGGGCGCGGCTGGCATCGGTCAAGCCATTGTTCAAAATTCTGTCCCCAGGGTGGCGTGGGTCTGGCACGGCGGGCGACCGGGCGGTCGAGGGCTTACCAAGGCGCACAAACTGTCAGGATGGCAGCCGGGGGAGCAAGGCAGGGTGGAGGAAAACCGGGCCTACTAGAATCCGCGACTGCGAAGTGCGCCGAAGTATAGCGAACCTGCTCGCCTGGACACCCAAGAAAACCCCTATGAAAACTTCAGTTGTTACAACTTATCCGGTCACCGACGCTGTAGGACAAGCGCTGGAAGTGTCGCTCCGCGGGGCTGATGAACTGCTGCCGCAGCAGGAGTGGGTGCAAAAGCTCGCGC encodes:
- a CDS encoding M23 family metallopeptidase; this encodes MNNGLTDASRALLGNVTRSLRNHPKRLTAALASLLLTAGGGAFAVASLGPDAADLPQQRIAMPVQSLASDATLAQLTEQPAFTLYRSEQLRSSDTAESLLQRLGVADPAAAAWLRKDSKVHQNLLGRTGRAITAETTDDHRLVRLTARWAPDDSGQFKRLVVERVGEEFSSRLESAPLTASSRLSGGVIRSSLFAATDDSNIPDAVAVQIAELFSGEIDFRRALRKGDRFSVVYETLEADGEPLRTGRVLSAEFVNNGKSHEAVWFVEPGSKGAYYSLAGESLRRAYLSAPLEFSRVSSGFAMRFHPIQKKWKAHLGTDFAAPTGTAVRTVGDGVVEFAGVQNGFGNVIFVKHRKEHVTVYAHLSRIDVKKGESVTQGETIGAVGSTGWATGPHLHFEFRVDGKQQDPMTIAKSSEAAAPISTASRPAFERMAALMRTQLSAAQLIQQASAE